In one window of Macrotis lagotis isolate mMagLag1 chromosome 5, bilby.v1.9.chrom.fasta, whole genome shotgun sequence DNA:
- the MRPS18A gene encoding large ribosomal subunit protein mL66 yields the protein MFPMAAFRTLWPGCGRLVRGFLEGPARGSRPPARGLREVVEIQEGKTTIIEGRIIETSKAAPEPPNPSGQCPICRWNLKHKYNYVDVLLLSQFIRPHGGMLPRRITGLCLEEHRKVEECVKMAHRSGLLPNHRPKLPEGIVPKKKPQLNRYLTRWAPRSVKPILKKGPKWNKVRMAVGSPLLKDNISYTGKPLVLYH from the exons ATGTTCCCGATGGCGGCTTTCCGGACTCTCTGGCCCGGATGCGGGAGGCTGGTCCGAGGTTTCCTAGAGGGCCCGGCTCGAGGCAGCCGGCCTCCGGCCCGGGGTCTCCGAGAAG TGGTGGAGATCCAAGAAGGGAAGACAACTATT ATTGAAGGTCGAATCATAGAAACTTCCAAGGCAGCACCAGAGCCCCCTAACCCCTCCGGTCAGTGCCCAATCTGTCGCTGGAATCTGAAGCATAAGTATAACTATGTG GATGTGCTTTTGTTGAGTCAGTTCATTCGACCTCATGGGGGAATGCTGCCCCGGAGAATCACAGGTCTGTGCTTGGAAGAGCATCGAAAAGTAGAGGAGTGTGTGAAGATGGCTCACCGGTCAG GTCTGCTTCCTAATCATAGACCTAAGCTTCCTGAAGGAATTGTTCCCAAGAAAAAACCGCAACTCAATAG GTACCTGACACGTTGGGCTCCCCGTTCTGTCAAGCCCATCTTAAAAAAAGGCCCAAAATGGAACAAAGTTCGAATGGCTGTGGGCTCCCCCCTACTTAAGGATAACATCAGCTATACAGGCAAACCCCTAGTATTGTACCActga